From Jeotgalibaca dankookensis, one genomic window encodes:
- the tilS gene encoding tRNA lysidine(34) synthetase TilS, with protein MKSLVETIQMQNQRYKYWKPTDLLAIAVSGGADSMALLHALTQLPDEERPHLLALHVHHHLRESATKDWQLVEKYCQLQAIPLVVSHWQNHPESNIEAAARQFRYEFFAREMKNHEANILLTGHHGDDQVETILMRLTRGSTLEGFAGMKRQRSFDNGLLVRLLLDFEKEQLYDYCINNGVPYREDETNQTTEYARNRYRHQILPLLKQENRKATAHFNQFSEELLDLLTIAEPMIETCFNQVFENKGKQWVLSIPLFLKQKEAMQRLILTYFLTQVWVLPTQRQHVEKILHLLKGDKPQASLSFSGGVAKRRYDLILFEPQKKEKAMVKPFQAEIHLNEWLDLPFNGRIGLFLSKKQLVTEESVFYMKPTEVVLPLIIRYWQPGDIIQLNKKRPFTKKISRILIDGKVPIEKRERVWVITDYTGKVLWVPGYATSIWLHDQGEFKIAVIKKEEVQNVTSRY; from the coding sequence ATGAAGAGCCTAGTAGAGACAATTCAGATGCAGAATCAGCGCTATAAATATTGGAAGCCAACGGATCTCCTGGCAATAGCAGTTTCTGGGGGAGCTGATTCAATGGCGCTCTTGCACGCATTGACACAATTACCTGATGAGGAGCGACCACACCTACTCGCCTTACACGTCCATCATCATCTGCGTGAAAGTGCTACAAAAGACTGGCAATTAGTCGAAAAGTACTGCCAACTTCAAGCGATTCCGTTAGTTGTTAGTCATTGGCAAAACCATCCTGAAAGCAACATTGAAGCCGCCGCACGTCAGTTTAGATATGAGTTTTTTGCAAGAGAAATGAAAAATCACGAAGCAAACATTCTTTTAACGGGTCACCATGGCGATGATCAAGTCGAAACAATTTTAATGCGTTTGACTCGGGGGAGTACTTTGGAGGGATTTGCCGGTATGAAGCGGCAACGTTCTTTTGATAACGGTTTATTAGTTAGACTCTTGCTTGATTTTGAAAAAGAGCAACTTTATGACTATTGCATAAACAACGGCGTTCCATATCGAGAAGATGAAACCAATCAAACAACTGAGTATGCACGAAACCGGTATCGCCATCAGATTTTGCCTTTGTTAAAACAAGAAAATAGAAAAGCAACGGCGCATTTTAATCAATTCTCTGAAGAGCTGTTAGACTTATTAACGATTGCGGAACCAATGATTGAGACTTGTTTCAATCAAGTTTTTGAAAACAAAGGCAAGCAATGGGTACTCTCTATCCCCCTATTTCTAAAACAAAAGGAAGCCATGCAAAGGCTCATCCTAACCTACTTTTTAACGCAAGTTTGGGTATTGCCTACACAGCGGCAACACGTCGAAAAAATATTACATCTGTTAAAAGGGGATAAACCACAAGCCAGTCTGAGTTTTTCAGGTGGAGTTGCTAAAAGACGTTATGATTTGATTTTGTTTGAACCACAGAAAAAAGAAAAAGCGATGGTAAAACCGTTTCAAGCAGAAATTCATTTAAATGAATGGTTAGATTTACCTTTTAATGGTAGAATAGGGTTGTTTTTATCAAAAAAACAACTTGTTACTGAAGAATCAGTATTTTATATGAAACCCACGGAAGTTGTTTTACCGCTCATTATTAGATATTGGCAGCCTGGAGATATCATCCAACTCAATAAGAAGCGTCCATTTACTAAAAAAATTTCAAGGATACTTATTGATGGTAAAGTTCCCATTGAAAAGCGTGAGCGCGTATGGGTTATAACGGATTATACGGGGAAAGTACTATGGGTACCAGGTTATGCAACATCCATTTGGTTGCATGATCAAGGTGAGTTTAAAATAGCAGTTATAAAAAAAGAAGAGGTGCAAAATGTTACATCCAGATATTAA
- a CDS encoding S1 domain-containing RNA-binding protein, which yields MSIEIGKVVTGKVTGITHFGAFIDLGDRKTGLVHISEISDSYIKDINDVLTVGDEVEVRVLTIADDGKIGLSIRKAQENATEDSQPQRQHKPAPRSTTAYKPREDRPSYNKGRDSRERAPQSKEPKKDSFDNLMSSFLKDSDDRLTSLKRNTEGKRGGRGGRRN from the coding sequence ATGTCAATTGAGATTGGTAAGGTTGTAACGGGTAAGGTAACAGGTATTACACATTTTGGAGCTTTTATCGATTTAGGAGATAGAAAGACCGGTCTTGTACATATCAGTGAAATTTCTGACAGTTACATTAAGGATATTAACGATGTTTTAACTGTTGGAGATGAAGTAGAAGTTAGAGTGTTGACGATTGCTGACGACGGTAAAATTGGGTTGTCCATTCGTAAAGCACAAGAAAATGCTACAGAAGATTCTCAACCACAACGTCAACATAAACCTGCACCACGCAGTACAACTGCCTACAAACCAAGGGAAGACCGTCCTTCATATAACAAGGGAAGAGACAGCCGAGAACGTGCACCACAATCCAAAGAACCAAAGAAAGATAGTTTTGATAACTTAATGAGTTCTTTCTTAAAAGATAGCGACGACCGCTTGACTTCATTAAAACGTAATACTGAAGGTAAACGTGGCGGACGTGGCGGAAGACGTAACTAA
- a CDS encoding FtsB family cell division protein: MLFKRQEEIEERQQENITHIDNDYIDQEKTKKRKKALQKLKAKRRMGFILLFGLVLLLPLTYRLVDSMMLVRDMDTQIIEATKEKKTIEDKNQELNIQLGLLQDDDYIAKLARSRYYYSKDNEIIFSLPEDNQNKTDSNN; encoded by the coding sequence ATGCTATTTAAACGTCAGGAAGAAATAGAGGAACGACAACAAGAAAATATTACACATATCGACAACGACTATATCGACCAAGAAAAAACTAAAAAGAGAAAAAAAGCCCTGCAAAAGTTAAAGGCCAAGCGTCGGATGGGATTTATTTTACTATTTGGACTTGTACTCTTATTGCCGCTCACTTATCGATTAGTAGACAGTATGATGTTAGTTCGAGATATGGATACACAAATTATTGAGGCAACGAAAGAGAAAAAAACAATTGAAGATAAAAACCAAGAACTAAACATTCAACTGGGGCTGCTTCAAGATGATGATTATATTGCAAAATTGGCACGTAGTCGCTACTATTATAGTAAAGACAATGAAATCATTTTTAGCTTGCCGGAAGACAATCAAAACAAAACAGATAGCAACAACTAG
- a CDS encoding RNA-binding S4 domain-containing protein — translation MRLDKFLKVSRIIKRRTVAKEVADKGRILVNNRPAKSSTDVKVGDEMTIQFGNKTLVIRIEKIVDTTKKDEAKEMYTIVSETAIERDPE, via the coding sequence ATGAGATTAGATAAATTTCTTAAAGTATCCCGTATTATTAAACGCCGTACTGTTGCAAAAGAGGTTGCAGATAAAGGTCGTATTCTTGTTAATAACCGCCCAGCTAAATCAAGTACCGATGTTAAAGTTGGCGATGAAATGACGATTCAATTTGGCAATAAAACCTTAGTGATTCGAATTGAAAAAATTGTTGATACGACAAAAAAAGATGAAGCAAAAGAAATGTATACCATTGTAAGTGAAACAGCGATAGAAAGAGATCCAGAATAA
- a CDS encoding MazG nucleotide pyrophosphohydrolase domain-containing protein — protein MEIPYSLDKLLQTLSLTPLDGVQVLASRRFEADRLDLGSHILVLDISKPRHFLDIKEAILTKYPLEHPVALLHAIGREQESIIWKTLSKLVDNDRSLVPEILYIPPLSRDERTKSFATTQWYMDAIQAGDIWVQAQTHDSLLAYLEEESQEVAQAIANQDRENLIEELGDVLLQVLYHANHAEQKGNFLLEDILDVLNRKLRRRHPHVFDGYEVRTVEDIDAMWQAIKKKEKENHDEIR, from the coding sequence ATGGAAATTCCCTATTCTTTAGATAAACTCTTGCAAACACTTAGTTTAACACCTTTAGATGGGGTGCAAGTTCTTGCTAGTCGAAGGTTTGAGGCAGATCGACTTGACTTAGGCAGTCATATCCTTGTCCTTGATATATCAAAACCACGTCATTTTTTGGACATTAAAGAAGCGATTCTTACAAAATACCCACTGGAACATCCAGTCGCTTTGCTTCATGCAATTGGTAGAGAACAGGAAAGTATTATTTGGAAGACCCTTTCTAAACTTGTTGACAATGATCGATCATTAGTGCCAGAAATTCTTTATATCCCGCCCTTAAGTCGTGATGAACGTACTAAAAGTTTTGCAACCACACAGTGGTATATGGATGCGATTCAAGCAGGGGATATTTGGGTACAAGCACAAACACATGATAGTCTTCTAGCCTATCTAGAAGAGGAAAGTCAAGAAGTTGCACAAGCAATTGCAAATCAGGACCGCGAAAATTTAATCGAGGAACTAGGGGATGTTTTGCTCCAGGTTCTTTATCATGCCAATCATGCAGAGCAAAAGGGGAATTTTTTATTAGAAGATATTTTAGATGTCCTTAATCGGAAACTTCGACGTCGTCATCCTCATGTTTTTGATGGTTACGAGGTCCGAACAGTTGAAGATATAGACGCTATGTGGCAAGCAATCAAGAAAAAAGAAAAGGAGAATCATGATGAGATTAGATAA
- a CDS encoding putative polysaccharide biosynthesis protein encodes MKNKELKLMMNGAVLLSVAGLFSKILSAVYRVPFQNMVGNTGFYVYQQVYPIYGIGMTFALAGFPVFFSKTIAEAKTPNERKKLVWYSLLILSLFSFVLFGLAYGFANQIAFYMGDLQLTPLIQSVSWMFLFMPILASFRGYFQGTYRMQPTAHSQVAEQLVRVLVILYAAWIYASTGTDIYVMGTQAMSGAIWGAAIATGILLFAMRKEKFLFNKDSTTDGLTLLDLAKRYATEGLTICLLTSILVLFQLIDSFTLYKGLIENGIDPLKAKSLKGIYDRGQPLVQLGMVVGTGFSAGFIPVMSQAIAYEKMEEFHRAARSLIRMTASFSFVAVAGLLAILPEVNRMLFGDTSGNTVLSIYIVAIATTSIVLTFHSILQSFNRYLLTLIALALGLSVKLLTNLLLVPLWNTVGASLATVVGLIAMGLFLFQYLPLELRAIWIKDHFLFKLMNGAAIVFTSAYATKLILAIFISNSRSGASIIAILTMLVGVIVFISYILKVQLFTAREWLAIPFGKKLLKKFAINQKQKEKK; translated from the coding sequence ATGAAAAATAAAGAACTGAAGTTGATGATGAACGGAGCCGTATTATTATCTGTGGCGGGTTTGTTTTCTAAAATATTGAGCGCAGTTTACCGAGTTCCGTTCCAAAACATGGTTGGAAACACTGGTTTTTATGTTTATCAACAGGTTTATCCCATCTATGGTATCGGCATGACTTTCGCCTTAGCGGGGTTTCCGGTGTTCTTTTCAAAGACGATTGCAGAAGCTAAAACGCCAAATGAACGAAAGAAGTTAGTTTGGTATAGTCTACTGATCTTGAGTTTATTTTCTTTTGTTTTGTTTGGATTAGCCTATGGCTTTGCAAACCAAATCGCTTTTTATATGGGTGATTTACAACTAACACCACTTATTCAAAGTGTATCTTGGATGTTTTTGTTTATGCCGATTTTGGCAAGTTTTCGAGGTTATTTCCAAGGTACTTACCGGATGCAACCGACAGCTCATTCACAAGTAGCTGAACAACTGGTTCGGGTTTTAGTTATTCTATACGCCGCTTGGATTTATGCATCCACTGGCACCGATATATATGTCATGGGAACACAAGCAATGAGTGGGGCTATCTGGGGTGCAGCCATTGCGACGGGTATCTTGTTGTTTGCGATGCGTAAGGAAAAGTTTTTGTTCAATAAAGACTCCACTACGGATGGCTTAACACTGCTCGACTTAGCAAAACGTTATGCAACAGAAGGTCTGACTATTTGCCTCTTAACGTCCATTCTTGTTTTATTCCAGTTAATCGATTCCTTCACTCTGTATAAAGGTTTAATAGAAAATGGGATTGATCCACTAAAAGCTAAATCTTTAAAAGGGATTTATGACCGCGGACAACCACTTGTGCAATTAGGAATGGTAGTGGGGACTGGTTTTTCTGCAGGCTTTATTCCCGTCATGAGTCAAGCAATTGCTTATGAAAAAATGGAAGAGTTCCACCGCGCAGCGCGATCACTCATTCGTATGACGGCAAGTTTCTCTTTTGTTGCTGTAGCAGGGTTGCTCGCTATATTACCTGAAGTAAATAGAATGTTGTTTGGGGATACCAGTGGTAATACTGTTTTATCAATTTACATTGTTGCTATTGCCACAACGTCCATTGTTTTAACTTTTCATTCTATTTTACAAAGTTTTAATCGTTATTTGTTGACGCTGATCGCCTTAGCATTGGGATTAAGTGTTAAATTATTAACCAATCTTTTGTTAGTACCGCTCTGGAATACAGTTGGAGCTAGTTTAGCGACTGTAGTAGGGCTGATAGCTATGGGATTGTTTTTATTCCAATACTTGCCATTAGAATTACGAGCCATTTGGATAAAAGACCATTTTTTATTCAAACTGATGAATGGTGCAGCGATTGTTTTTACTAGCGCCTATGCGACTAAACTAATTTTGGCTATTTTTATCAGTAACTCACGAAGTGGTGCAAGTATCATTGCAATTCTAACCATGTTAGTAGGAGTAATTGTCTTTATTAGCTATATTTTGAAGGTACAATTATTTACCGCAAGAGAGTGGTTAGCGATTCCTTTTGGTAAAAAGCTCCTTAAAAAATTCGCCATCAATCAAAAACAGAAAGAAAAGAAGTGA